Genomic DNA from Spirochaetales bacterium:
AAATTAGGCGCATCAATCTGGTTTAAATTGAAGCGACTTCCGTCCGGGCCGACGAATCTCGCGTTGATATAATTATCGGCAGAAATACCGTATGAATGTGAAAAGAGGGAAAATATTCCGGAACACATGAGATTTGCGGCGATCATCGCCGACGGTTCGGCCGTGTTTACCCTGAATCCTCTTTTCACCGCTTCACGCTGGACGTTAAAGGCGGTGACGCCGGGCTCGACATGGACGCAGAAATTTTCTTCATCAAACTCGATGTTCTGCATGCGGTTGACATCAATGACGACTCCCTTACTCATCACAAACCCCATGACACTGCCGCCATTGCCGCGGACGGTGTAGGGTACGTTATTATCCGCGCAGTATCGTACTATCAGGCTGATTTCCTCTTCGGTACCGGGAAGCACGACATGGCTGGGGAAAACGGGCTGTGACAGGGGGCAAGGATCATTTGCGTACGTACAAAGAATGGCGGGATCGTTCGAGGCGTTTTTACCACCGACAATATTCCGCAAGGCATCGAGTACATCATCGGATGCAACAGACACGGGCTTTTCATTCCGGCTTTTAAACGCAGCGACATACTCCTTGAGTGCTTTCATGACCACAACCGGCCGTAATTCAGTGATAAAACAGCACTGTCTGTCACATATACCGCAAAGCGTACATGTATCGGCGATATCGATAAGCCCGGCGGTGACCGGTATCCGTCCTGCGGCAATATACGTATACAAATCCATACGGCCTTGCGGATAAAAGGAAACAAAGGCACCACCCGCAGCCGACGGACATAATCCGGTGCCAAGGTAATCGATTTTGCACATCGCATAATGCCTGCACTGTGAAGCAATCATCGCCGCTTCTTTATTTATCATTCATATTCCTCCTGATTAAATCCTCCATCACCCGTCTTTTTTACTCCGTATACGGTTCTAAATATCTTTATTGAAATTTTTCAAAGTACGTATTGACGATACTATTCAATATATTTGCATATGATATGGAAAAAATGATACTAACACGCGGACCCAGTCTACACGAAGATTACCTTAAAGTCAAATGAAACAAGCACATTATCTTTCGTTCGGCATCATTCACCGCTTTAAATCTTTCCTGATCGATCCGTCGGGGAGCATGTTATCGGGATGATACTCCCCCCGTTCCTCGTATTTCTTTCTCACACAGGAAGGATTCGACACCCAACAGTAGCCGGCTACCCATTTTTCTTCGAGAAGGCCGCGTTCGTAAAAGTATTTCATCGGACAGACATGATACCATCTGCAGAGTTTACCTGTTTTTTCCATCCCTTGATCTTACTGTTAATGAAAACCATTGGCAAGTGTTGACATCGATACCATTCACCGCTACAATGCATTCCATCACCATGGTACTGAAAGGAGTATGATATGCCTGATTTCGGAAACCCGTTTTCGGGATTGGCGAACAGCAGAAAGCTGACGGAACAGGAGCTGATACGCGCAATACGCTTTATGATCGCAGCCGAATACGAGGCGATCCAGCTTTATATGCAGCTCGCCGAATCGACCGACAACAAACTGGCGCAGGAAGTATTAAAGGATATTGCCGATGAAGAACGGGTCCACGCCGGGGAATTCCTGCGGCTTTTGAAAGAACTGGCGCCCGATGAAGAGAAATTTTATGCGGAAGGCGCAGAGGAAGTGGAAGAGGAAATCGAAAAACAACGGGGGTAGCGACGTGAGGAAACCATAAGCATGCCCTTATATGAAAGCATGGAAACCTTCGAAAAATCCAAAACTCGAAGTACGGCAGGTTTTTTACCGGATAAATGAATTATCGAATAATGTATCTTGACGCTTCTTCCTCCTTCAGGTTATGCTGCACGTTACATGAAACGAATCGTTTTGCAAAACATCGTTCGATTGCTGTGGTGCGTAGCGGCTGTCTTTCTTGCATCATGTGCAATGAACCGGGATCTGGTCATTCGGATCGGCCCTATGGAGCGTTTATATTCTGATTCGGAGCTTCCTTTCTATTTCGATTCGTCGATGGCGACCGTCAGGCAGGATAAATCCCGCATGTTTTTTTTTCATACATCGGGACTCAAAACCTATAAATTTTCCGGCACCCCCGACGCACCGTTATCGAACCTCGTGTGGGTGAAAAACAATACCGATTTCATGGACCGCAACGGTCTGCTCGGTGAGTTCCCCGGCGTCAATTTCTGGATTCAGAATATCTTCATTATCCCCGGCAGGGGCTGGCTCAGTTTCAGCCATATCGAGAAATTTACGGGCTCAGGCGGTTATGACGGAACGGAGCAGTACTCGATCGGCATCCTTTATTCGGACGATGAGGGGGAAACCTGGACCTTCTGCGGCGAGATTATCAAGCCATTCATTCATACGAGCGATGCGGGCAATGCCGGCGGGGTGCCGGTCCTGGTTGTGGGTAAATACTTTTACGTCTATTACAATGAGCATACCGGATCGAATGGCGTCGCGGTCGCCCGTGCGCCGGTAAGCGACGTCATCAAAGCGGCAGTCAAACACAAGGTCGTTCCCTGGGTGAAGTACAACAACGGGTCCTGGTCGGAAAACGCCCTGACGGGAACCGGTTCTTTCGTCATGCCCTATGCGGATTCGCATACGGATGCAGCGGCTTCAAAATATCGCGGTGTGTACTTCTACCTCGCCCCCATGAACGGTTCGTTACGTCTTTTCAGTTCGAAAGACGGCATTGAATGGTGGGAGAAAGCCATCATCGATCAGGCATGGAATACCTGGTTTGTCTTTGGAATGTTCGCGAGCCTCGAAAGCGATGCCTCTGCTGACTGCATGACAGTGGGTAACAACTTCTCTATCATATGGCCGCGCAAAAACTCAACCGATTTCTTCATCGATACCCTGTACCGGCGTAAAGTCACTGTAACAATGGAATGACTTCCATGATAATTGCCCCGGATCG
This window encodes:
- a CDS encoding rubrerythrin encodes the protein MPDFGNPFSGLANSRKLTEQELIRAIRFMIAAEYEAIQLYMQLAESTDNKLAQEVLKDIADEERVHAGEFLRLLKELAPDEEKFYAEGAEEVEEEIEKQRG